One window of the Hippoglossus hippoglossus isolate fHipHip1 chromosome 9, fHipHip1.pri, whole genome shotgun sequence genome contains the following:
- the LOC117767740 gene encoding bromodomain-containing protein 3-like isoform X1, producing MSDAPEAAPPSPPTLTNPPAPEVTNPTKPGRKTNQLQYMQNVVVKTLWKHQFAWPFYQPVDAIKLCLADYHKVIKNPMDMGTIKRRLENNYYWSASEAMQDFNTMFTNCYIYNKPTDDIVLMAQALEKIFLQKVAQMPQEEVALLPPAPKGKNKSKQPATPTTVSQQAESSASPPPSYPSPSPSQTPVISTTPTPVQATPPVSAPQPPATMMPSAQPVVKKKGVKRKADTTTPTTSAISAGRADSPSAQDNKPAKLGSSRREAAARPAKTRRETGEEVAVGEMGGGGGGGGVGVGVGVGGKKVGKLGEQMKHCDAILKEMLSKKHAAYAWPFYKPVDAEALELHDYHDIIKHPMDLSSVRKKMDKGEYSDPQSFATDVRLMFSNCYKYNPPDHEVVAMARKLQDVFEMRFAKIPDEGLEVSVPSTTPLVSKSTASSDSSNNSSSDESSDSEEERATRLAELQEQVGAAEQSQLKAVHEQLAVLSQAPVSKPKKKKEKKDKEKKKDKGNKGKMEEEKKPKAAAQQPKPANQKKAPARKANSTVTATRQPKKGSKTSGGGSANGEDGEESSLPMSYDEKRQLSLDINRLPGEKLGRVVHIIQSREPSLRDSNPDEIEIDFETLKPSTLRELERYVKSCLQKKQRKLLQKAAGGGASGGGASRLSGSSSSSSDDSSSTGTSSSSDTD from the exons ATGTCGGACGCCCCCGAGGCTGCGCCACCCAGCCCCCCTACCCTCACCAACCCACCAGCCCCTGAGGTCACGAATCCCACTAAACCTGGCAG AAAAACCAACCAGCTGCAGTACATGCAGAACGTGGTGGTGAAGACTCTGTGGAAACATCAGTTCGCTTGGCCCTTCTACCAACCTGTCGACGCCATCAAGCTCTGCCTGGCG GACTACCACAAGGTGATCAAGAACCCGATGGACATGGGAACCATCAAGAGACGTCTGGAGAACAATTACTACTGGAGCGCCAGTGAGGCCATGCAGGACTTCAACACCATGTTCACCAACTGTTACATCTACAACAAG CCAACAGACGACATCGTGCTCATGGCTCAGGCCCTCGAGAAAATCTTCCTTCAGAAAGTCGCTCAGATGCCTCAGGAGGAAGTCGCTCTGCTGCCACCGGCTCCCAAAGGAAAGAACAAGAGCAAGCAGCCCGCCACCCCCACCACAG tgagTCAGCAGGCGGAGTCTTCagcctcccctcccccctcctaCCCCTCCCCGTCCCCTTCTCAGACACCTGTCATATCCACCACGCCCACACCTGTCCAAGCCACGCCCCCTGTCTCTGCACCGCAGCCCCCAGCAACAATGATGCCGTCTGCACAGCCTGTTGTCAAG AAGAAAGGTGTGAAGAGGAAAGCCGACACCACCACTCCCACCACGTCCGCCATCTCTGCTGGTCGTGCCGACTCTCCATCTGCTCAGGACAACAAACCAGCAAAACTGGGTTCGTCCCGCCGTGAGGCCGCCGCCCGCCCTGCTAAGACCCGCCGAGAGACGGGTGAGGAGGTGGCAGTGGGTGAgatgggaggtggaggaggaggaggaggagttggagTTGGAGTTGGAGTTGGGGGGAAGAAGGTCGGTAAGCTGGGCGAGCAAATGAAACACTGCGACGCCATCCTGAAAGAGATGCTCTCGAAGAAACATGCTGCCTACGCCTGGCCCTTCTATAAGCCCGTGGACGCAGAGGCACTGGAGCTGCACGACtaccatgacatcatcaaacaccCCATGGACCTCAGCTCCGTCCGG AAAAAGATGGATAAAGGCGAGTACAGTGACCCTCAGAGCTTTGCCACTGACGTCAGGTTAATGTTCTCCAACTGTTACAAGTACAACCCTCCAGACCATGAGGTCGTGGCCATGGCCCGGAAACTGCAG GATGTGTTTGAGATGCGTTTCGCTAAGATCCCGGACGAGGGCCTGGAAGTGTCCGTCCCGTCTACGACACCACTGGTCAGTAAAAGCACCGCTTCCtctgacagcagcaacaactCCTCCTCAGACGAATCTTCCGACTCCGAGGAGGAGCGAGCCACGCGATTGGCTGAGCTACAGGAGCAGGTTGGTGCTGCTGAGCAATCACAG TTGAAGGCGGTGCACGAGCAGCTGGCCGTCTTGTCCCAGGCTCCGGTCAGCaagccaaagaagaagaaagagaagaaagacaaggagaagaagaaagacaaagggaacaaggggaagatggaggaagagaagaagccAAAGGCTGCCGCTCAACAGCCcaaaccagccaatcagaagaagGCACCGGCCAGGAAAGCCAACAGCACGGTGACCGCAACCAG GCAACCTAAGAAAGGCAGCAAGACGTCAGGCGGCGGCTCGGCAAACGGAGAAGACGGCGAGGAGTCGTCTCTACCGATGTCGTATGATGAGAAGCGCCAGTTGAGTCTGGACATAAACCGGCTGCCGGGCGAGAAGCTGGGTCGCGTCGTTCACATCATCCAGTCCAGAGAGCCGTCGCTGCGAGACTCCAACCCCGACGAGATCGAGATCGACTTCGAAACGCTCAAACCCTCCACGCTCCGAGAGCTGGAGCGCTACGTCAAATCCTGTctgcagaagaagcagaggaagctgctgc AGAAGGCAGCGGGCGGCGGGGCTTCAGGAGGCGGGGCTAGTCGTTTGAGTGgcagctcttcttcctcctctgatgacagctcctcaacgggaacctcctcttcctccgacacagactga
- the LOC117767740 gene encoding bromodomain-containing protein 3-like isoform X2, protein MSDAPEAAPPSPPTLTNPPAPEVTNPTKPGRKTNQLQYMQNVVVKTLWKHQFAWPFYQPVDAIKLCLADYHKVIKNPMDMGTIKRRLENNYYWSASEAMQDFNTMFTNCYIYNKPTDDIVLMAQALEKIFLQKVAQMPQEEVALLPPAPKGKNKSKQPATPTTVSQQAESSASPPPSYPSPSPSQTPVISTTPTPVQATPPVSAPQPPATMMPSAQPVVKKKGVKRKADTTTPTTSAISAGRADSPSAQDNKPAKLGSSRREAAARPAKTRRETGEEVAVGEMGGGGGGGGVGVGVGVGGKKVGKLGEQMKHCDAILKEMLSKKHAAYAWPFYKPVDAEALELHDYHDIIKHPMDLSSVRKKMDKGEYSDPQSFATDVRLMFSNCYKYNPPDHEVVAMARKLQDVFEMRFAKIPDEGLEVSVPSTTPLVSKSTASSDSSNNSSSDESSDSEEERATRLAELQEQLKAVHEQLAVLSQAPVSKPKKKKEKKDKEKKKDKGNKGKMEEEKKPKAAAQQPKPANQKKAPARKANSTVTATRQPKKGSKTSGGGSANGEDGEESSLPMSYDEKRQLSLDINRLPGEKLGRVVHIIQSREPSLRDSNPDEIEIDFETLKPSTLRELERYVKSCLQKKQRKLLQKAAGGGASGGGASRLSGSSSSSSDDSSSTGTSSSSDTD, encoded by the exons ATGTCGGACGCCCCCGAGGCTGCGCCACCCAGCCCCCCTACCCTCACCAACCCACCAGCCCCTGAGGTCACGAATCCCACTAAACCTGGCAG AAAAACCAACCAGCTGCAGTACATGCAGAACGTGGTGGTGAAGACTCTGTGGAAACATCAGTTCGCTTGGCCCTTCTACCAACCTGTCGACGCCATCAAGCTCTGCCTGGCG GACTACCACAAGGTGATCAAGAACCCGATGGACATGGGAACCATCAAGAGACGTCTGGAGAACAATTACTACTGGAGCGCCAGTGAGGCCATGCAGGACTTCAACACCATGTTCACCAACTGTTACATCTACAACAAG CCAACAGACGACATCGTGCTCATGGCTCAGGCCCTCGAGAAAATCTTCCTTCAGAAAGTCGCTCAGATGCCTCAGGAGGAAGTCGCTCTGCTGCCACCGGCTCCCAAAGGAAAGAACAAGAGCAAGCAGCCCGCCACCCCCACCACAG tgagTCAGCAGGCGGAGTCTTCagcctcccctcccccctcctaCCCCTCCCCGTCCCCTTCTCAGACACCTGTCATATCCACCACGCCCACACCTGTCCAAGCCACGCCCCCTGTCTCTGCACCGCAGCCCCCAGCAACAATGATGCCGTCTGCACAGCCTGTTGTCAAG AAGAAAGGTGTGAAGAGGAAAGCCGACACCACCACTCCCACCACGTCCGCCATCTCTGCTGGTCGTGCCGACTCTCCATCTGCTCAGGACAACAAACCAGCAAAACTGGGTTCGTCCCGCCGTGAGGCCGCCGCCCGCCCTGCTAAGACCCGCCGAGAGACGGGTGAGGAGGTGGCAGTGGGTGAgatgggaggtggaggaggaggaggaggagttggagTTGGAGTTGGAGTTGGGGGGAAGAAGGTCGGTAAGCTGGGCGAGCAAATGAAACACTGCGACGCCATCCTGAAAGAGATGCTCTCGAAGAAACATGCTGCCTACGCCTGGCCCTTCTATAAGCCCGTGGACGCAGAGGCACTGGAGCTGCACGACtaccatgacatcatcaaacaccCCATGGACCTCAGCTCCGTCCGG AAAAAGATGGATAAAGGCGAGTACAGTGACCCTCAGAGCTTTGCCACTGACGTCAGGTTAATGTTCTCCAACTGTTACAAGTACAACCCTCCAGACCATGAGGTCGTGGCCATGGCCCGGAAACTGCAG GATGTGTTTGAGATGCGTTTCGCTAAGATCCCGGACGAGGGCCTGGAAGTGTCCGTCCCGTCTACGACACCACTGGTCAGTAAAAGCACCGCTTCCtctgacagcagcaacaactCCTCCTCAGACGAATCTTCCGACTCCGAGGAGGAGCGAGCCACGCGATTGGCTGAGCTACAGGAGCAG TTGAAGGCGGTGCACGAGCAGCTGGCCGTCTTGTCCCAGGCTCCGGTCAGCaagccaaagaagaagaaagagaagaaagacaaggagaagaagaaagacaaagggaacaaggggaagatggaggaagagaagaagccAAAGGCTGCCGCTCAACAGCCcaaaccagccaatcagaagaagGCACCGGCCAGGAAAGCCAACAGCACGGTGACCGCAACCAG GCAACCTAAGAAAGGCAGCAAGACGTCAGGCGGCGGCTCGGCAAACGGAGAAGACGGCGAGGAGTCGTCTCTACCGATGTCGTATGATGAGAAGCGCCAGTTGAGTCTGGACATAAACCGGCTGCCGGGCGAGAAGCTGGGTCGCGTCGTTCACATCATCCAGTCCAGAGAGCCGTCGCTGCGAGACTCCAACCCCGACGAGATCGAGATCGACTTCGAAACGCTCAAACCCTCCACGCTCCGAGAGCTGGAGCGCTACGTCAAATCCTGTctgcagaagaagcagaggaagctgctgc AGAAGGCAGCGGGCGGCGGGGCTTCAGGAGGCGGGGCTAGTCGTTTGAGTGgcagctcttcttcctcctctgatgacagctcctcaacgggaacctcctcttcctccgacacagactga
- the LOC117767743 gene encoding nucleus accumbens-associated protein 2-like isoform X1 has product MSDGLLQVEIPDFGSSVLGSLNEQRLLGHYCDVSILVQGQAFKAHRAVLAASSLYFRDLFSSATDSSSSSSSSQAVFELPSSVTPTCFQQILSFCYTGRLSMAASEQLVLMYTAGYLQIQNIVERGMELMMMKASSSSSPLCCDSQTTSADELGSFDNPVVQQRHSAPQLQEASPDQPALSPEDLLLAVSRIKQERADTPPAEENAGAAAGGGEETRVDIATDLQTSRNSALCYLGASGALVPGLQSYLLAGGGRSSPEGSSLPTDSPPSHPPTEEELEEDYYGNTVHPGLYQHLYGHPANAYSPVQEKLDMLPLPLANERRPCVLVGRDNMALPASLISQIGYRCHPSLYTEGDPGEKVELVAGSGVFMTRGQLMNCHLCAGVKHKVLLRRLLATFFDRNTLANSCGTGIRSSTNDPSRKPLDNRVLNTVKLYCQNFAPNFKESEMNVIAADMCTNARRVRKRWLPKIQSLLPDGLPASGSCHPRKAKRGGGAGGGGGQGAEAAVQPSGSPFELDLRQLSASYLSLEAPLYAERRGREAAGEKEREKEVPAAILPHLQFAGSRGGGAGSGQVEEGLIGGEADGGGRLQTEPPSHLPLSLSSCSSSSSSHPSPQPAEPAPSHRGLADTEERGAEPLEDSQ; this is encoded by the exons ATGTCCGACGGGCTGCTGCAGGTTGAGATCCCAGACTTCGGCAGCAGCGTGCTGGGCAGCCTGAACGAGCAGCGGCTGCTGGGCCACTACTGCGACGTGTCCATCCTGGTGCAGGGTCAGGCCTTCAAGGCGCACAGGGCTGTCCTCGCCGCCTCCTCCCTGTACTTCAGAGACCTGTTCAGCTCTGCaactgactcctcctcctcctcctcctcctcccaggcGGTGTTTGAGCTGCCGTCTTCTGTAACGCCGACATGTTTCCAGCAGATTCTGTCGTTCTGCTACACAGGACGCCTCAGCATGGCCGCCAGCGAGCAGCTGGTGCTCATGTACACTGCCGGGTACCTGCAGATCCAGAACATTGTGGAGCGAGGCATggagctgatgatgatgaaggcctcctcctcctcctcccctctctgctgcGATTCACAG ACGACATCAGCAGACGAGCTCGGAAGCTTTGACAACCCGGTGGTCCAGCAGCGGCACAGCGCCCCccagctgcaggaggccagTCCAGACCAGCCGGCCCTGAGTCCTGAGGATCTGTTGTTAGCCGTGAGCAGGATAAAACAGGAGAGAGCCGACACTCCTCCTGCTGAGGAGAACGCAGGAGCagcggcaggaggaggagaggaaactag AGTGGACATTGCCACGGACCTCCAGACCTCCAGGAACAGTGCTCTGTGTTACCTGGGTGCCAGTGGAGCTTTGGTTCCAGGGCTGCAGTCCTACCTGCTGGCTGGTGGGGGGCGCTCCAGTCCAGAAGGGTCCAGTCTTCCCACAgactctcctccctctcacccccccactgaggaggagctggaggaggattaCTACGGCAACACGGTCCATCCTGGACTCTACCAACACCTCTACGGGCATCCTGCAAACGCCTACA GTCCAGTCCAAGAGAAGCTGGATATGCTGCCTCTCCCATTGGCTAACGAGCGTCGACCCTGTGTGCTGGTTGGTCGTGACAACATGGCTCTACCTGCCAGTCTGATCAGTCAGATTGGGTATCGCTGCCATCCGTCACTGTACACTGAGGGCGACCCGGGGGAGAAGGTGGAGCTGGTGGCAG GTTCAGGTGTGTTCATGACTCGAGGTCAGCTGATGAACTGTCACCTGTGTGCTGGAGTCAAACACAAGGTGCTGCTCAGGAGACTGCTGGCTACGTTCTTCGACAG AAACACACTGGCCAATAGCTGTGGTACAGGGATCCGCTCCTCCACCAATGATCCGAGCCGAAAGCCCCTGGACAACCGAGTGTTAAACACTGTGAAAC tctaCTGTCAGAACTTTGCTCCCAACTTTAAGGAGAGTGAGATGAACGTCATTGCGGCCGACATGTGCACCAACGCTCGCAGAGTGCGGAAACGTTGGCTCCCAAAGATCCAGTCGCTCCTCCCGGACGGCCTCCCGGCCTCTGGCTCCTGCCATCCCCGCAAAGCTAAGCGtgggggaggagcaggaggaggcggaggtcAGGGTGCAGAGGCCGCGGTGCAGCCCAGCGGCAGCCCCTTTGAGCTGGACCTGCGACAGCTCAGCGCCTCCTACCTCAGCCTGGAGGCTCCGCTGTACGCAGAGAGACGTGGGAGGGAGGCAgcgggggagaaagagagggagaaggaagtGCCAGCCGCCATCTTGCCTCACCTGCAGTTCGCCGGGTCGCGTGGGGGCGGGGCAGGCAGTGGACAGGTGGAGGAAGGGCTGATAGGAGGCGAGGCCGACGGGGGAGGGAGGTTACAGACTGAACCACCTTCACACCTCCCCCTGTCcctttcctcctgctcttcctcctcctcctcacaccccTCCCCCCAGCCGGCAGAGCCCGCTCCTTCTCATAGAGGATTGGCCGACACAGAAGAGAGGGGGGCGGAGCCTCTGGAAGACAGCCAATAA
- the LOC117767743 gene encoding nucleus accumbens-associated protein 2-like isoform X2 has product MSDGLLQVEIPDFGSSVLGSLNEQRLLGHYCDVSILVQGQAFKAHRAVLAASSLYFRDLFSSATDSSSSSSSSQAVFELPSSVTPTCFQQILSFCYTGRLSMAASEQLVLMYTAGYLQIQNIVERGMELMMMKASSSSSPLCCDSQTTSADELGSFDNPVVQQRHSAPQLQEASPDQPALSPEDLLLAVSRIKQERADTPPAEENAGAAAGGGEETRVDIATDLQTSRNSALCYLGASGALVPGLQSYLLAGGGRSSPEGSSLPTDSPPSHPPTEEELEEDYYGNTVHPGLYQHLYGHPANAYIQEKLDMLPLPLANERRPCVLVGRDNMALPASLISQIGYRCHPSLYTEGDPGEKVELVAGSGVFMTRGQLMNCHLCAGVKHKVLLRRLLATFFDRNTLANSCGTGIRSSTNDPSRKPLDNRVLNTVKLYCQNFAPNFKESEMNVIAADMCTNARRVRKRWLPKIQSLLPDGLPASGSCHPRKAKRGGGAGGGGGQGAEAAVQPSGSPFELDLRQLSASYLSLEAPLYAERRGREAAGEKEREKEVPAAILPHLQFAGSRGGGAGSGQVEEGLIGGEADGGGRLQTEPPSHLPLSLSSCSSSSSSHPSPQPAEPAPSHRGLADTEERGAEPLEDSQ; this is encoded by the exons ATGTCCGACGGGCTGCTGCAGGTTGAGATCCCAGACTTCGGCAGCAGCGTGCTGGGCAGCCTGAACGAGCAGCGGCTGCTGGGCCACTACTGCGACGTGTCCATCCTGGTGCAGGGTCAGGCCTTCAAGGCGCACAGGGCTGTCCTCGCCGCCTCCTCCCTGTACTTCAGAGACCTGTTCAGCTCTGCaactgactcctcctcctcctcctcctcctcccaggcGGTGTTTGAGCTGCCGTCTTCTGTAACGCCGACATGTTTCCAGCAGATTCTGTCGTTCTGCTACACAGGACGCCTCAGCATGGCCGCCAGCGAGCAGCTGGTGCTCATGTACACTGCCGGGTACCTGCAGATCCAGAACATTGTGGAGCGAGGCATggagctgatgatgatgaaggcctcctcctcctcctcccctctctgctgcGATTCACAG ACGACATCAGCAGACGAGCTCGGAAGCTTTGACAACCCGGTGGTCCAGCAGCGGCACAGCGCCCCccagctgcaggaggccagTCCAGACCAGCCGGCCCTGAGTCCTGAGGATCTGTTGTTAGCCGTGAGCAGGATAAAACAGGAGAGAGCCGACACTCCTCCTGCTGAGGAGAACGCAGGAGCagcggcaggaggaggagaggaaactag AGTGGACATTGCCACGGACCTCCAGACCTCCAGGAACAGTGCTCTGTGTTACCTGGGTGCCAGTGGAGCTTTGGTTCCAGGGCTGCAGTCCTACCTGCTGGCTGGTGGGGGGCGCTCCAGTCCAGAAGGGTCCAGTCTTCCCACAgactctcctccctctcacccccccactgaggaggagctggaggaggattaCTACGGCAACACGGTCCATCCTGGACTCTACCAACACCTCTACGGGCATCCTGCAAACGCCTACA TCCAAGAGAAGCTGGATATGCTGCCTCTCCCATTGGCTAACGAGCGTCGACCCTGTGTGCTGGTTGGTCGTGACAACATGGCTCTACCTGCCAGTCTGATCAGTCAGATTGGGTATCGCTGCCATCCGTCACTGTACACTGAGGGCGACCCGGGGGAGAAGGTGGAGCTGGTGGCAG GTTCAGGTGTGTTCATGACTCGAGGTCAGCTGATGAACTGTCACCTGTGTGCTGGAGTCAAACACAAGGTGCTGCTCAGGAGACTGCTGGCTACGTTCTTCGACAG AAACACACTGGCCAATAGCTGTGGTACAGGGATCCGCTCCTCCACCAATGATCCGAGCCGAAAGCCCCTGGACAACCGAGTGTTAAACACTGTGAAAC tctaCTGTCAGAACTTTGCTCCCAACTTTAAGGAGAGTGAGATGAACGTCATTGCGGCCGACATGTGCACCAACGCTCGCAGAGTGCGGAAACGTTGGCTCCCAAAGATCCAGTCGCTCCTCCCGGACGGCCTCCCGGCCTCTGGCTCCTGCCATCCCCGCAAAGCTAAGCGtgggggaggagcaggaggaggcggaggtcAGGGTGCAGAGGCCGCGGTGCAGCCCAGCGGCAGCCCCTTTGAGCTGGACCTGCGACAGCTCAGCGCCTCCTACCTCAGCCTGGAGGCTCCGCTGTACGCAGAGAGACGTGGGAGGGAGGCAgcgggggagaaagagagggagaaggaagtGCCAGCCGCCATCTTGCCTCACCTGCAGTTCGCCGGGTCGCGTGGGGGCGGGGCAGGCAGTGGACAGGTGGAGGAAGGGCTGATAGGAGGCGAGGCCGACGGGGGAGGGAGGTTACAGACTGAACCACCTTCACACCTCCCCCTGTCcctttcctcctgctcttcctcctcctcctcacaccccTCCCCCCAGCCGGCAGAGCCCGCTCCTTCTCATAGAGGATTGGCCGACACAGAAGAGAGGGGGGCGGAGCCTCTGGAAGACAGCCAATAA